TGGTTAACAATTCGAAAGCTTTGTTAATATTTAATAATATAATTTGTAAATTATTGATAGAATTCAATTTATCTAATTTATCATTTTGGTCTAAAATGATTTTATTAATTTTTAGATATGAAATGTTAAGTTTATATAGTTGTATATATTTTTCTTTGTTTTTATCAATTCTATTTGTTAATTCAGATACTTTAGATGTATTAATACTTGTTAATACCTGACTATTATCCATTATTTCTTGGTTAATTCTATAGTAATTTTCACTTAAATTAGATAACTGATTTAAAATTTGGATATCATTTTGAGTATTTAATAAGATATTATAAGATTTAGGCACTTGTTTAAATTTCTCTAATATAGTTTTATAGTTGTTATAACTACTTTTTACGTAAGTAAATCTATCATATAATGGTTTCAAAAACTTCAATAAAGTAAGATTTTTATCGATGTTATCAATAATTTCTGATATCAAATCCGTATATCTTAAATTATTCAATTTTACATTACTAGATTCTATACCTTTTATTATTTCCTGAGAATACTCATATAATTGATAAAGTTTTGTAAAGGAAGACATATTATCTTCTGTATTCTGCAAAGTTTCTGAACAAATATCTAGTCCTTTGTAGTTATCTAAGTATTTATAACCATTTTTAATCCTGACATTTAATTCAGAAAGTTTAGTGGATAATGTTTTCAATATATTTAATTTTTCAGAATTTTTGGTTAAATTATTGTATAGAACTCTTAGGTTGTCAATTTTTATTTTTTCTTCATTTAAATAATCATATTTATTTAGAGATTCTTCTTTTTCCTTGATAAAACTTTTTTTAAAGTTTAATTCTCCTTTTGTGCTTTTTATTTCTCTTGAGATATTTCTGGATGCATTGTCTAGTATGTCAATATTTACTAATTTTCCGATTGCATTTGCCTTTGTAGAATCTGTTTCTGACAGCAAAAATGAATTTTCTAATTGAGAAGCGATTAAAATATTGTATTTTTCGTTCAGGAGATTAACTTTTTTAAAAAGAAAATCATCCTGAATTTCTGATGGTATTTCTCTGCCGAAATTTTCATATTTCTTTATCTCTTCATTATTAGGATTATTTTTAATATAGTAATAATTAGTATTACCTTTTCTACCTCTTAAAATAAAATTGCCGTTGTTAAATACAATTTTGACTTCAACATTATTATATCCATTTCTGATTAATAAATCAGTTGTGTAATCATTGAATAAGACCCATGATAGAGCTCTAATTAAGGCAGTTTTTCCACTATCAGAAGCACCTGTAATTAAGTTTACTTTTTCTGAAAGCTCAAAATGACCTTGTTCGTATGACTGAAAATTAGTTAAATATATATCGGTAATATACATTATTCTATTCTCCTTATGGCTTCATCAATAATTTTTTCATCTATTTTCATTTCTCTTCCTATGGATTTTAAGTTGTTATTGATGTCTATAATCGGATTGCTTGATAACTTTGAAAGTCTTTCTTTTATATCCAGTAGGCTTTTGTTTTTAATCAAATACGGGTTTATTTTATCGTCAGAAAAAATTTCACTACTATTTTTAGCACTTTTTAGAAAAATTTCTTCAATTTTGATATCATCTTTTGTAAGTTCGATTATCAAGATCTTAGGTATTCTTTTTCTTTCTGATTCAGTATTAGTCATTCTAGCAATACTTCCTGGATTTGCGAAATACTTTTCATTGACCTTTACAGTCTTAAATCCAGTATGATAGTGTCCACTTAACACAATATCACAATCAGTATCCATAATTTGATCGATTAAAGTATACTCAATTTGTTCAATAAATTTCTTATACAATAAAAAGCTGTGTATCATTAGTATATGATAGTCTATATTATCCAATCTTTTCGGATAATAATGAGATTTATCTGATGAATCAATATCATGAGTATATGGTTGGCCAGATATTTGAACCCTTAAACCATCCTTTTCCATGATAATAGGCTTATCTTCTTCAATTAGTTCTAATACATCTAATGAATTGTATAGTCCCATCATAGCTCTATCTATAGAGTTTGGATTATAACCATATATGTCA
This Finegoldia magna ATCC 53516 DNA region includes the following protein-coding sequences:
- a CDS encoding metallophosphoesterase family protein — translated: MMKILFFTDTHIKSRNPRSRIDDYEDSIYKKIEEIREISIKKNVDMILHGGDLFDKADVGIKTASKFGKLFQTFPKKIHIISGNHDIYGYNPNSIDRAMMGLYNSLDVLELIEEDKPIIMEKDGLRVQISGQPYTHDIDSSDKSHYYPKRLDNIDYHILMIHSFLLYKKFIEQIEYTLIDQIMDTDCDIVLSGHYHTGFKTVKVNEKYFANPGSIARMTNTESERKRIPKILIIELTKDDIKIEEIFLKSAKNSSEIFSDDKINPYLIKNKSLLDIKERLSKLSSNPIIDINNNLKSIGREMKIDEKIIDEAIRRIE
- a CDS encoding AAA family ATPase, coding for MYITDIYLTNFQSYEQGHFELSEKVNLITGASDSGKTALIRALSWVLFNDYTTDLLIRNGYNNVEVKIVFNNGNFILRGRKGNTNYYYIKNNPNNEEIKKYENFGREIPSEIQDDFLFKKVNLLNEKYNILIASQLENSFLLSETDSTKANAIGKLVNIDILDNASRNISREIKSTKGELNFKKSFIKEKEESLNKYDYLNEEKIKIDNLRVLYNNLTKNSEKLNILKTLSTKLSELNVRIKNGYKYLDNYKGLDICSETLQNTEDNMSSFTKLYQLYEYSQEIIKGIESSNVKLNNLRYTDLISEIIDNIDKNLTLLKFLKPLYDRFTYVKSSYNNYKTILEKFKQVPKSYNILLNTQNDIQILNQLSNLSENYYRINQEIMDNSQVLTSINTSKVSELTNRIDKNKEKYIQLYKLNISYLKINKIILDQNDKLDKLNSINNLQIILLNINKAFELLTKLKIIKNTLDEKQENYQQNTKELAECNFLIDDLINKYKENLYKEKICPFCLSEIDENHVTRIVKELRK